A segment of the Candidatus Pelagisphaera phototrophica genome:
GCAACCGAATTATAGTGGGGGGCATTGGTTTAGGCCCGCGCGGACGAAAGGTCCTTGCGGGATTCTTCGCTCAGAAGGACTGTCAATTCGTCGCCATTGCCGATGTTCAAAAAGAGCGTCGCGAAATCATCAAACGTTTAGCGGACCGCGAATACGGGAATACGGATTGTGCCACCTACGACGACATGTCCGGAGTCTTGGGGCGCGATGACATCGATTCGGTTATCATCGCTACCGGCGACCGCTGGCATACTACGGCCTCCATCACCGCCGCCCGCGCAGGCAAGGATATCTATTGCGAGAAGCCTTGCGCCATGAATATCATGGAATGCCAGCAACTGGATGACACGGTTCGGAAACATAAGCGCGTCTTCCAAGCGGGAACGCAACGGCGAAGCGTGCCCAATTTCAAGCTGGCAGTCGATCTTGCCCGCAGCGGCAAATTGGGGCAGGTGACGTCCGTTCATGCGGGTATTTTGGAGTTACAGCAATACTTGGAGCCTTTGCCGGCCGAACCAGAGCCGGACCCTTCGGATGTTAATTGGGACAAGTGGCTCGGCCCGTCGCCGTGGATGGACTTTAACGCTGCCTATTGCAGAGGTCGCTGGCGCAATCACGCGGGATTGTATGCGGCATGGAGATTGCCTGAGTGGGGGTCCCATACAATTGACGTCTGCCAGTGGGCGGCCGATGCCGATGGAACGACTCCTATTGAATACGAGCCGGTATCGGATGGTGAGATAGTCGCGAAGTATTCGAATGGCGTCAAACTGGTGATGCGCCTTTCCGGTTTTGAAGGGGAAGGCGTATGGCAGGAAGGACTCGGTACTTGCCCTGTTCGTTTCGAAGGTGATGAAGGCTGGGTAGAAGCAGGGGATGCGAAGGCAATCGTAACCAGTAATCCCAAGATGCTAAAAAACAAAACCTACGACCAGCTCAACGGCACGGATCCAGTGTTGCATGCTCGCAACTTCCTTGATTGCGTTAAGACTCGGGAGGACCCGATTTGCAACTCGACGGCGGTTCGCTACGGACACATGGCCTGCTTCGCGGCGGCCATTAGTTGGAAGTTGGGACGCAAGGTCACCTTCGATCCAAAGAAGGAACGCTTCATCGGAGATACGGAAGCCAATCGCATGCGCACCTACAAACGCCGCAAACGGTATAAGATATAGTAATTGTTAATAGGATACGACCTCGGTCGCGGGTTGCAGGATGACCAGTATTCGTAGGAGAAGACGGGAGGAGGCATCATGTAGCTACCACTTCCTGACATGAGCCTGTCGAATGGGTCGGGGCGTATCTTGTTGATTTAAAATCTTATCGCTTTTACCATACGCTCATTCCTTTTGGTAAGTAGTATTACAATTTGTGAATACTAAGAACTTATATGAGAAACTACTTCCTCCTTACGCTTCTGGTTGTATTCGCATTCATTGCTATCGGTAACGCCGCTGCCAGTGAAGCAGAGCCGATGAACGTCGTGTTCATTCAAGCCGATGATCTCGGCTGGAGCGATACCGAGCTTGATGGAAGCTTTACGCTCTCTACGCCGGCCGTATCTGGAAATAAACTCTTCATCAGAACTGGCGAATACTTGTACAGTATCTCCAAGGGATAAACTGGAAATTGTATGTCAAAAATGCTTCATTAACCACGGAAAGAGAATCCAGAAACCCAAATCACCAATATGGACGCATCAGAATTTAAAGTCTCCGAATCCCTCGCCGCCACCGGCGGTTCGAAGGAGCTCACAGACCGCGAAAAACACCTCATCGGTCTAGCCGTCGTATTAACCCGCGGTTGTGAACACAAAAGAGGCATTGCAAAATCTAGAGGCGGTCTCTGTAGAGATTCCGGATCAATTCTGGAATGATCTGGAGCCATTGGTTATGGATATGTCGGATTCGAGATTCATTGTAGAAATCAAAGATGTAATCGAATAAAAATGCTAAAACTCCAGTTTTTGGCTAAAAGTCTATGAGCATCAACTGGTTAGGTTTATTATTATTACGTTTTTCTCTATCGCTTTCCATAAGCGGTTGATCAATAGGGTCTTTTGAAAACACTTTCCCGCTATGAATCCCTTTTCCGATTTAAGTCTTCTCTTTGGAGACATGCACAACCATTGCGGCATCTCTTATGCCCATGGATCTTTGGAAGATGCTTTAAGCAACGCTCGTGAGCAGCTCGATTTTGTGAGCATTACCGGCCATGCACATTGGCCTGATATGCCGGAGCCGAGCGATGACATTCAGTACATTATTGATTTCCATAAGGAGGGTTTCGCCAAGCTAAAGGCCGGTTGGCCAAAGATGATGGAAACATTGAGGCAGTTTAACGATGAGGGAAACTTCGTTGTCTTTCCAGGCTTTGAAGTTCACTTCGGCACCTGTGGCGATCGCAATATGCTTTACAAAGATTTGGAGGGAGAGATATTGTATCCAAAAAATTTGGAAGAATTGCACAATCAACTGCGTGCGTTGCGAGAGCAGGGTAGGGATGCCATTGCTCAGCCGCACCACCTTGGCTATCTCAAAGGCACGCGTGGCATCGATTGGAACAGCTTCAGTCCCGAGTTTGCTCCCTTTGTTGAAATGCTTTCGATGCACGGCTGCTCTGAATCGTCGGAGAATATTAAGCCGTTCTTGCATTCCATGGGGCCAAGCGATTGGCAGAGTACAATTCATTATGGTTTGAAGCAAGGGCATGTATTTGGATTTTCAGGCGGTACGGATCATCATAGCGCCCATCCTGGCAGCTACGGGCATGGAATGACTGGGCTTTGGGCGGAGTCGGGCAATCGCGAAGATGTCTGGGACGCATTGTTGAAGCGTCGTATGTTCGCTTTGACCGGCGACCGAATGGATTTGCAGTTCGCGGTGAACGGCCTGCCTATGGGATCAGAGATTGCGGCGTCTAAAAAGAGACGTATCGAATTTTTCCTACAAGCCGGCGGGGCTATCGACTGCGTAGACATCTTGCGCGATGGCGAATTGGTGAAGCGTTTTTCACAGTATGAAATGGAACCCACTGGCGAAACCAATGACGATCTTGTTCATACGAAGATCTACTTGGAGCTGGGGTGGGGTGCCCGTCACAAAACCTGTAATTGGGAGGTTGAGTTGGGATTGACGGATGGCGAAATCAAATCGGTGGAGCCGCGCTTCCGCGGACGTGAAGTGGTATCGCCCGTGGAAGCGAAGGACACGGGTAGCTACTACATCAGTAAGGTGCTGGAGACAGGAGATCAGTCCGTTCGATTTGAAACCGTCACGAGCGGCAATCCGAATAATTCAACCAATCTGTCACAAGGGGTGTGTTTAGAAGTGAGTATGCCGCGAGACGCAACCGTTTGGGCAAACCTCAATGGCAAGCGGGTTGAGTGGCCGTTGACCGCATTGATGGAGGGAGCTCGCTCGGGAGTAATGAAGGACATCGACTCCCCTGCTTGGCGTTTCAATCGCGCGCCCTCGCCGAATCAGTGGAAATGGTCCGGGGAATGGGAGGACAGTGAAGGGGAAGGCAGCTCCTACTATATGCGTGTGCGACAGCGCAACGATCAGTGGGCGTGGTGCTCACCGGTATTTTTAAACCGCTAGTTGGATTTTCAAGTTACGTGACTGCAGACTTCTCAACCTTGATTTTCTCAAATCCCGTTTTAGAGTTTAACCACAAAAAGCACAAGAAATACAGAATGAGCAGCTTACGTTATCTTCTAATTAATTTGATCGTTCGCCCTGTCGTTCAACTGCCCTATTTTTTGTGACTCATGTGTTTTTTTGTGGTTAAGATAAATTTTTTTTTTATATTAAAAAATAAATCTGAAGTGTAAATAAATATTGGGTACGAAAACTTCAGCTGATGCACAAAAGTGGGAACTCGCCAAAGTCCTAAAACGGTCATTATATAAAATAGCCGAACACGCACAATGAAAGGCAGTTCACGCAAAACGGGTGCAAGCACCAACATTTACCGCCGGCATTTTGTGAGGAATCTTGCCAAAACCCTGGGTGCATTGACCCTATTGCCACTGTTGAACCTGAATGCTGCTGGGGCTCGTAGTCCTTGGATTTCTAGAATCTAATTGCAGTCGGAATTCAGAATCCGACATTGATAAAGCTACCCTTGACCAAGTGGCCTCAGAGGCTCGTTGACACTCTCCATCTCCTCAGGAGTAGGGAAGTGCTGCTGCAAGTCGTCCAACATCTCTCTAAGAGGCTTTCGGATTACATCACGAAAGGCCTTGTCCATGATCTGTCGATTTCCTCCCGGAGGGGGAGTGTCTCTCTGATTGTAAGTTCCTAGTGTATTCAATTGTCCGTACTTTGAGAGCTTTGCGCTGATAACCGCAACTAAATCACCGGAATTGTCTTGCTCGAATCGAAAGGCATGGATTTCCAGCAGTGGGCCTGGCCCCGGATCATCTCGCTCTTCTAAGATACGAATTTCGATCGGAAGTTGATAAGCGTAGAGTAGTTTGGTTAGCACCACTCTGAAGTCTTCGCGGCGATTCTTTTCCATGGAATTCGCCACATCGGGCATGTTTACCTGATAGATTGGGCTCGCTCTGTGCTCGAATTGCACGAACAGAGTCTCGGACTTATCCAGAAAAATATATTGGTCGGTGTCCTGTGGCCCCATACTCGCGCATCCCGCAAGCAGAAAGACTAAGAATAGGAGGATCAGATGACTTGGATGAATACCTTTCATTTCAATTAAGAATCCAGCCTATTTTTCTGCGATCCAGATATTGCGGAAGTGGCTGGGATTTCCATGGGCTTGGAGATCGGGGGTTCCTTTGGGGATAATAACCGGATAGTGCCGCTAGCAACAGGAAATAAGTCAATGGGCTATTACCTGTTTTGGGCTCCCTGAGGTTGGTCCCAGAGACGGTAGGGGTCTCCCCATTTTATCATTTCGCTGAGCAGAAGGGCTTCCATTTCTTCTCGTTTGGTGGCGTAGGCTGGGTTTTCGGCGAGATTTACTTGGTGACGCTTCGGTTTGAATCCGGTCATAGCCACCACGGCACGATCGTGGTGCTGAATTAGAAATTCGTTGGGATTGTCCTTCAAATTGAATAGCTGGGTTTCCTGGATGTACCCATCAAGCACATCGTACTTGATCAGTTTCCAGTCTCCCTTTTTGACTGATCGCATTCCCGGTTTAGAGCCTCCGTTGTAGACTCCGTAGAGAACATCGCGAACCGTGTTTCTTTTCCCCATGAGAACGGGCTTAAAACTAATACCATCGAATGTACTTGGCTTTTCAATACTCGCCAGATCACAGAAAGTGGGTAGCAGGTCCATGAGGTAGGTGTTCCCTTGAGCGCGGCTGCCCGCTTTGATTCCTGGTCCTCGAATGATCATAGGTACCCGCCAGGTGTGCTCGTAGAGATTCTGTTTTCCCATCAATCCGTGCCGACCCACCGCGATGCCGTGATCAGCAGAGTAAAAGATGTAGGTGTTTTCCAACTCGCCCATTGCCTCGAGTTTGTCGAGCACTCTGCCTACCTGCCGATCGATATTCTCGATACAGGCGTATTCTCGGCCCAGCTCGTTTCTAATGGTTGCTTCATCTCTCTTGAGCAAAACTCCCTGGACGGCGACCTCGTCGCGAAGTCCTGGATGACCATGATGGAAAGGGTGAGCGGGAAGGTAGTTCTCCTGGAGCGGGGGGGCTTGGGGATTGGGAGAAGTCGGAATGTCTGTATTATCAGCCCCGTATTTATCGAGCAGGTCAGGCTTCCCATGTCTAGGGTCGTGCGGATGAGTGAAGCCAAAGAATAGGAGGAAGGGGTCTTCCTTTGTCCCCTTCTCTCTCTCCTTCAGGTAGTTCATGACTTGCTCCCCGTGCCACCAACTTCCAGTCTCGTCTTCGGGGCCGTAGTTGGTTTGGTCGTTGCGTCCCAAGTACAATCGATTGGCCCCCTCGTAGGTATTGCCAATTTTGCAGGTGCGATAGGTGTCGTAGCCGGCCCGAAAGAAGAGAGCAGGCATACTTTCGTAGTCCGGATCGTTGGGAGTGAGCTCCGCGAGCAATGTCCTTGGCTGGTGCACGTAGGTTTTCGGATTCATGCGTGGGTAGCGCTTGGCGATTTCTTGCGTCCGCCACACATTGATTGACGTCTGTACCATGGTGCGGGAAGGCAGGCATACGGCACCTACCCAGGAACCCATATGATGGGCGCTATCTAGAACCATTCCTTCACGGGCGAGGCGATCTAGATTGGGGGTCTGGCAAACTTCATTCCCATAGGCGTTCATCGTAAGTGGCGATTGGTCGTCGACAAAAATGAAAAGAATGTTTGGTTTCGACGCGCTCGCCACATGGGGACGGTCTTGTGAGATTGCGGATTCTGTAAAGAGAATGCCGGCGAGAATTAGAATGCTGGCTTGGCGGAAAACGGAAGAGGGTAATAGAGGTTTCATGGAGGTTTTACTGGGGAGTGACTTCAAGGTTAGTGTTTAGACGATATATACCGAGCAGCGATAGCGTACTGCGAGAATTCCTTAAAGTACGAACCAAAAGGGCTGAGGCATGACCCTTACATCCTTGGTTGGTAAAAGGGTGCCCTGCTGCGATTGCAGCTCGGGGCTTCGCGATCGTAAGCGGTGGGCAATACGTAAGGAGCTATGGGACACTTTTATAGAGTCTGGCCTATTGACTGGTTAGGAGTGAAATTGGGACAAGACTCTTTAGTGGGCGAATCTAAAGCTACTGAAACTTTTAAGTCGTCGCTAGTCCAAAATGAACCCGTTGTCCCAATTGTATGAAACCACTTACCGTGCGATCGCGGGCAGGGTTTGGCCGATTGTCGTGGCACTATTGGCCCTCTATTTGGTGGTTCGGATTTTGAAGCAGGGACATCCGAATGAGGATGTCTTTTGGTCGTGGCCACGGATCTTGGATCTAACGCAGCTCACACGCATGTTTGTGGTCAATGGTAACATCATGATCCGCACCTTCTGTCTCCTTATCGGCTTCGGATGGTTTATCCAGCAAGGGGCTCGTTTGGGTGAGGTGACTTTGGCGGCTAATCATATCCTACTTCAGTTCGTGTCCTTTAGCGCATTTTTTTAGATGGTGGAAGTAGGTTGCGGCAGAGATCGTTTCTGGTGAGCGATTTTAAAGTCGTTTTCAAATACCCAAGCCCAGTGATCTGGGTTTGTTAGCGTCTGCTCAATAGGTTTGAATTTTACTGTATGGCAAAGAGTTATTGCATCCTACGCTTAAGGGTTGAAAATCGAGATTGTACGGAAACGCTTTTTAACTCAATCATTAGCAAATCATGAAACGACGTGACTTTGTCAGATTCGTATCAGCTGGAGCCCTTAGT
Coding sequences within it:
- a CDS encoding Gfo/Idh/MocA family protein, with translation MNKKINRRNFIKTTATAAIGMPTLIPASALGKNGAVAPSNRIIVGGIGLGPRGRKVLAGFFAQKDCQFVAIADVQKERREIIKRLADREYGNTDCATYDDMSGVLGRDDIDSVIIATGDRWHTTASITAARAGKDIYCEKPCAMNIMECQQLDDTVRKHKRVFQAGTQRRSVPNFKLAVDLARSGKLGQVTSVHAGILELQQYLEPLPAEPEPDPSDVNWDKWLGPSPWMDFNAAYCRGRWRNHAGLYAAWRLPEWGSHTIDVCQWAADADGTTPIEYEPVSDGEIVAKYSNGVKLVMRLSGFEGEGVWQEGLGTCPVRFEGDEGWVEAGDAKAIVTSNPKMLKNKTYDQLNGTDPVLHARNFLDCVKTREDPICNSTAVRYGHMACFAAAISWKLGRKVTFDPKKERFIGDTEANRMRTYKRRKRYKI
- a CDS encoding DUF3604 domain-containing protein, producing the protein MNPFSDLSLLFGDMHNHCGISYAHGSLEDALSNAREQLDFVSITGHAHWPDMPEPSDDIQYIIDFHKEGFAKLKAGWPKMMETLRQFNDEGNFVVFPGFEVHFGTCGDRNMLYKDLEGEILYPKNLEELHNQLRALREQGRDAIAQPHHLGYLKGTRGIDWNSFSPEFAPFVEMLSMHGCSESSENIKPFLHSMGPSDWQSTIHYGLKQGHVFGFSGGTDHHSAHPGSYGHGMTGLWAESGNREDVWDALLKRRMFALTGDRMDLQFAVNGLPMGSEIAASKKRRIEFFLQAGGAIDCVDILRDGELVKRFSQYEMEPTGETNDDLVHTKIYLELGWGARHKTCNWEVELGLTDGEIKSVEPRFRGREVVSPVEAKDTGSYYISKVLETGDQSVRFETVTSGNPNNSTNLSQGVCLEVSMPRDATVWANLNGKRVEWPLTALMEGARSGVMKDIDSPAWRFNRAPSPNQWKWSGEWEDSEGEGSSYYMRVRQRNDQWAWCSPVFLNR
- a CDS encoding sulfatase-like hydrolase/transferase — translated: MKPLLPSSVFRQASILILAGILFTESAISQDRPHVASASKPNILFIFVDDQSPLTMNAYGNEVCQTPNLDRLAREGMVLDSAHHMGSWVGAVCLPSRTMVQTSINVWRTQEIAKRYPRMNPKTYVHQPRTLLAELTPNDPDYESMPALFFRAGYDTYRTCKIGNTYEGANRLYLGRNDQTNYGPEDETGSWWHGEQVMNYLKEREKGTKEDPFLLFFGFTHPHDPRHGKPDLLDKYGADNTDIPTSPNPQAPPLQENYLPAHPFHHGHPGLRDEVAVQGVLLKRDEATIRNELGREYACIENIDRQVGRVLDKLEAMGELENTYIFYSADHGIAVGRHGLMGKQNLYEHTWRVPMIIRGPGIKAGSRAQGNTYLMDLLPTFCDLASIEKPSTFDGISFKPVLMGKRNTVRDVLYGVYNGGSKPGMRSVKKGDWKLIKYDVLDGYIQETQLFNLKDNPNEFLIQHHDRAVVAMTGFKPKRHQVNLAENPAYATKREEMEALLLSEMIKWGDPYRLWDQPQGAQNR